Proteins encoded in a region of the Streptomyces akebiae genome:
- a CDS encoding M23 family metallopeptidase, producing MAFTRAPGKHRRPGRVQRTTTRNVGVAALTTTGVLGTLAGPALAAEEPAVEQTGLNQIITLGDTVADQVDAQAVAQQQAAEVAAVKKKAQEEARKAAAEKAEQERAAAKEREEIKARAARAAERERLNAYVAPISGSYISTGYKTGGAVWSSGSHTGVDFHAASGTAVVAVGSGTVVEAGWGGAYGNNIVIKMNDGTYTQYGHLSSIGVSVGQTVTPGQQIGLSGATGNVTGAHLHFEARTTAEYGSDIDPAAYLRSHGVNV from the coding sequence ATGGCGTTCACCCGCGCCCCCGGGAAGCACCGCCGTCCCGGCCGTGTGCAGCGCACGACCACGAGGAACGTGGGCGTAGCCGCTCTCACCACCACCGGTGTCCTCGGCACTCTGGCCGGCCCCGCGCTCGCCGCGGAAGAGCCCGCCGTCGAGCAGACCGGCCTGAACCAGATCATCACCCTCGGCGACACGGTCGCGGACCAGGTCGACGCCCAGGCCGTGGCCCAGCAGCAGGCCGCCGAGGTGGCCGCCGTCAAGAAGAAGGCGCAGGAGGAGGCCAGGAAGGCCGCCGCCGAGAAGGCCGAGCAGGAACGTGCCGCCGCCAAGGAGCGCGAGGAGATCAAGGCCCGCGCCGCCCGCGCGGCCGAGCGCGAGCGCCTCAACGCCTACGTCGCCCCCATCAGCGGCTCCTACATCTCCACCGGCTATAAGACCGGCGGCGCCGTCTGGTCCTCCGGCAGCCACACCGGTGTCGACTTCCACGCCGCGTCCGGTACGGCCGTCGTCGCCGTCGGCTCCGGCACCGTCGTCGAGGCGGGCTGGGGTGGCGCCTACGGCAACAACATCGTCATCAAGATGAACGACGGCACGTACACCCAGTACGGCCACCTGTCGTCCATCGGCGTCTCCGTCGGCCAGACGGTCACCCCCGGCCAGCAGATAGGCCTCTCCGGGGCGACCGGCAACGTCACCGGCGCCCACCTGCACTTCGAGGCCCGGACGACGGCCGAGTACGGCTCGGACATCGACCCCGCCGCGTACCTGCGCTCGCACGGCGTGAACGTCTGA
- a CDS encoding M16 family metallopeptidase: MGHTATAEAGSEGLTVREHRLDNGLRVVLSEDHLTPVAAVCLWYDVGSRHEVEGRTGLAHLFEHLMFQGSGQVKDNGHFELVQGAGGSLNGTTSWERTNYFETMPTHQLELALWLEADRMGSLLLALDQKNLDNQRAVVKNERRQRYDNVPYGTAFEKIFRLAYPEGHPYRHTPIGSMDDLEAASLEDAQQFFRTYYAPNNAVLSIVGDIDPEQTLAWVEKYFGSIPAYDGKPAPRDGSLPDVMGEQRREVVEENVPARALMAAYRLPEDGTRACDAADLALTILGGGESSRLYNRLVRRDRTAVTAGFGLLRLAGAPSMAWMDVKTSGDVEVPVIEAAVDEELARFAAEGPTAEEMERAQAQLEREWLDRLGTVAGRADELCRYAVLFGDPKLALTAVDRVLEVTADEVQEIAKARLRPDNRAVLVYEPVAGEEADEETAAAEAAETTDETEESAK, translated from the coding sequence ATGGGTCACACGGCCACAGCCGAGGCCGGCTCCGAAGGCCTGACAGTGAGGGAGCACCGCCTGGACAACGGCCTGCGCGTGGTGCTCTCCGAGGACCACCTGACCCCGGTCGCCGCGGTGTGCCTCTGGTACGACGTCGGATCGCGCCACGAGGTCGAGGGCCGTACGGGCCTCGCCCACCTCTTCGAGCACCTGATGTTCCAGGGCTCGGGCCAGGTCAAGGACAACGGCCACTTCGAGCTGGTCCAGGGCGCCGGCGGTTCGCTGAACGGCACCACCAGCTGGGAGCGCACCAACTACTTCGAGACCATGCCCACCCACCAGCTGGAACTGGCGCTGTGGCTGGAGGCCGACCGCATGGGCAGCCTGCTGCTCGCGCTCGACCAGAAGAACCTGGACAACCAGCGGGCCGTCGTCAAGAACGAGCGCCGCCAGCGGTACGACAACGTGCCCTACGGCACCGCCTTCGAGAAGATCTTCCGCCTGGCCTACCCCGAGGGCCACCCCTACCGCCACACGCCGATCGGCTCGATGGACGACCTGGAGGCGGCGAGCCTGGAGGACGCCCAGCAGTTCTTCCGGACGTACTACGCGCCCAACAACGCCGTCCTGTCGATCGTCGGCGACATCGACCCGGAGCAGACCCTCGCGTGGGTGGAGAAGTACTTCGGCTCCATCCCCGCCTACGACGGCAAGCCCGCGCCCCGCGACGGCTCGCTGCCGGACGTCATGGGTGAGCAGCGGCGCGAGGTCGTCGAGGAGAACGTGCCCGCGCGCGCGTTGATGGCCGCCTACCGGCTGCCGGAGGACGGCACGCGCGCGTGCGACGCGGCCGACCTGGCGCTCACGATCCTCGGCGGCGGCGAGTCGTCCCGCCTCTACAACCGGCTCGTACGACGTGACCGTACGGCCGTGACGGCCGGATTCGGCCTGCTGCGGCTGGCCGGCGCGCCCTCCATGGCGTGGATGGACGTCAAGACCTCCGGTGACGTCGAGGTGCCGGTCATCGAGGCCGCCGTCGACGAGGAGCTCGCCCGGTTCGCCGCGGAGGGTCCCACGGCGGAGGAGATGGAGCGGGCGCAGGCCCAGTTGGAGCGCGAGTGGCTGGACCGGCTCGGCACCGTCGCGGGCCGCGCCGACGAACTGTGCCGGTACGCGGTGCTGTTCGGTGACCCGAAACTCGCCCTGACGGCCGTCGACCGGGTCCTGGAGGTGACGGCCGACGAGGTCCAGGAGATCGCCAAGGCCCGCCTGAGGCCCGACAACCGCGCGGTGCTCGTCTACGAGCCCGTCGCGGGTGAAGAGGCCGACGAGGAGACCGCCGCGGCCGAGGCCGCCGAAACCACCGACGAGACCGAGGAGTCGGCGAAGTGA
- a CDS encoding VOC family protein — protein sequence MTEARGSAGLNGAVYPPGTPCWVSLMVHGMATTQEFYGALFGWEFQPGPQQLGPYVRALLDGRQVAGIGQLPPDRHLPIAWTPYFASADADRTAETVRHCGGTVGVGPLDAGEAGRLVIASDPAGAVFGIWQAVEHLGADITGVPGTPAWDELLTVDSSLVAKFYETAFGYEEEPVVSADLDYVTLRIGGRPVAGIHGVGSALPRDRGPHWLTYFEVTDPDEAADRVVELGGHVLEPVRDTPHGPVATVADPEGAKFAVVRTEHRAAGGDGRTVG from the coding sequence CTGAACGGCGCGGTGTATCCACCGGGCACACCTTGCTGGGTGAGTCTGATGGTGCACGGGATGGCCACGACCCAGGAGTTCTACGGAGCGCTGTTCGGCTGGGAGTTCCAGCCCGGCCCCCAGCAGCTCGGCCCGTATGTGCGGGCACTGCTCGACGGGCGCCAGGTGGCGGGGATCGGTCAGCTGCCGCCCGACCGTCATCTCCCCATCGCCTGGACGCCGTACTTCGCCTCGGCCGACGCGGACCGGACGGCGGAGACGGTGCGGCACTGTGGCGGCACCGTCGGCGTGGGCCCGCTGGACGCCGGTGAGGCGGGCCGTCTGGTGATCGCCTCCGACCCCGCGGGCGCCGTGTTCGGCATCTGGCAGGCGGTGGAGCATCTCGGCGCGGACATCACCGGCGTCCCCGGCACGCCCGCCTGGGACGAACTCCTCACCGTCGACAGCTCGCTGGTCGCCAAGTTCTACGAGACGGCGTTCGGCTACGAGGAGGAGCCGGTGGTCTCCGCCGACCTCGACTACGTCACCCTGCGCATCGGGGGCCGTCCGGTGGCCGGCATCCATGGTGTCGGCAGCGCGCTCCCCCGTGACCGGGGCCCTCACTGGCTGACCTACTTCGAGGTGACCGACCCCGACGAGGCAGCCGATCGCGTCGTCGAACTCGGCGGCCATGTGCTCGAACCGGTCCGTGACACCCCTCATGGCCCGGTGGCGACCGTGGCCGACCCGGAGGGCGCGAAGTTCGCGGTGGTGCGCACGGAACACCGAGCCGCCGGCGGGGACGGTCGCACGGTCGGGTGA
- a CDS encoding bifunctional acetate--CoA ligase family protein/GNAT family N-acetyltransferase: protein MQTSSDRHEYPAHWEADVVLRDGGTARIRPITVDDAERLVSFYEQVSDESKYYRFFAPYPRLSAKDVHRFTHHDFVDRVGLAATVGGEFIATVRYDRIGADGMPASAPADEAEVAFLVQDAHQGRGVASALLEHIAAVARERDIRRFAAEVLPANSKMIKVFTDAGYQQQRSFEDGVVRLEFDLEPTDRSLAVQRAREQRAEARSVQRLLAPGAVAVVGAGRTPGGVGRGVLANLRDAGFTGRLYAVNKALGEDEKELAGVPAHRSVTDIEGPVDLAVVAVPAAHVPEVVAECGEHGVQGLVVVSAGYAESGPDGRERQRELVRQARSYGMRIIGPNAFGIINTALDVRLNASLAPETPRSGRIGLFAQSGAIGIALLSRLHRRGGGVTGVTGVSTFVSSGNRADVSGNDVLQYWYDDPDTDVVLMYLESIGNPRKFTRLARRTAAVKPLVVVQGARHGSAPLGHAVRATQLPHTTVSALLRQAGVIRVDTITELVDAGLLLARQPLPAGPRVAILGNSESLGMLTYDACLSEGLRPLPPLDLTTGASAGDFHAALSRALADDSCDAVVVTAIPALGETSPGDAALAEALRSAAAANPSKPVLVVHVELGGLAEALSAAASTAPHATERPPGPSASDHPLRRSPTEESEGAEATPRTAGTGADTSSPAGAASPGGPGAAGPDMTGPGTAGSGTGAGVGTGDEAGAMAPPESADSRLIPAYPAAERAVRALSEAVNYAQWRREAAEPGRVPEYEDIDEKGAAEQIDALLASGEGLTLGADETGALLARYGIRLWQARPAPTPDEAAKAAQLIGYPVALKTTAPHLRHRADLGGVRLDLADEEQLRRTYAELTDLFGGPDELRPVVQGMAPRGVDTIVRTVVDPAAGAVLSFGLAGPASQLLGDMAHRLIPATERDAAALVRSIRTAPLLFGWRGSAPVDTEALEELLLRVSRLVDDHPEVVAVSLEPVVVAPQGLSVLGATVRLARPPARDDLGPRTLPAY from the coding sequence ATGCAGACCTCGTCGGACCGGCACGAGTACCCCGCCCACTGGGAGGCCGACGTGGTGCTGCGCGACGGCGGCACCGCACGCATCAGGCCCATCACCGTTGATGACGCCGAGCGTCTCGTCAGCTTCTACGAGCAGGTCTCGGACGAGTCGAAGTACTACCGCTTCTTCGCGCCGTACCCTCGCCTGTCCGCCAAGGACGTCCACCGCTTCACGCACCACGACTTCGTGGACCGGGTGGGGCTCGCCGCCACGGTCGGCGGCGAGTTCATCGCCACCGTACGCTACGACCGCATCGGCGCCGACGGGATGCCCGCGTCCGCCCCCGCCGACGAGGCCGAGGTCGCCTTCCTCGTGCAGGACGCCCACCAGGGCCGCGGCGTCGCCTCCGCCCTGCTCGAACACATCGCCGCCGTCGCCCGCGAGCGCGACATCAGACGCTTCGCCGCCGAGGTGCTGCCGGCCAACAGCAAGATGATCAAGGTGTTCACCGACGCCGGGTACCAGCAGCAGCGCAGCTTCGAGGACGGCGTCGTCCGGCTGGAGTTCGACCTGGAACCCACCGACCGCTCCCTCGCCGTCCAGCGCGCCCGGGAGCAGCGCGCCGAGGCCAGGTCCGTCCAGCGACTGCTCGCCCCCGGCGCGGTCGCGGTCGTCGGCGCCGGGCGCACGCCGGGCGGAGTGGGCCGCGGCGTGCTCGCCAACCTCCGGGACGCGGGCTTCACGGGGCGGCTCTACGCGGTCAACAAGGCGCTCGGGGAGGACGAGAAGGAACTCGCCGGGGTGCCCGCGCACCGGTCCGTCACCGACATCGAGGGACCCGTCGACCTCGCGGTGGTCGCCGTCCCCGCCGCCCATGTCCCCGAGGTCGTCGCCGAGTGCGGCGAGCACGGTGTGCAGGGCCTCGTGGTCGTCTCCGCCGGATACGCGGAGAGCGGGCCCGACGGGCGCGAACGCCAGCGCGAACTGGTGCGCCAGGCCCGCTCGTACGGCATGCGCATCATCGGGCCGAACGCCTTCGGCATCATCAACACCGCCCTCGACGTACGGCTCAACGCCTCGCTCGCCCCCGAGACACCGCGCTCCGGTCGCATCGGCCTCTTCGCCCAGTCCGGCGCCATCGGGATCGCCCTGCTCTCCCGGCTGCACCGGCGCGGGGGAGGGGTCACCGGGGTCACGGGCGTCTCCACGTTCGTCTCGTCCGGCAACCGCGCGGACGTGTCCGGGAACGACGTCCTCCAGTACTGGTACGACGACCCGGACACCGATGTCGTCCTGATGTACCTGGAGTCCATCGGCAACCCGCGCAAGTTCACCCGCCTCGCCCGACGCACGGCGGCGGTCAAGCCGCTCGTGGTGGTGCAGGGGGCGCGCCATGGCTCCGCGCCCCTGGGTCATGCCGTGCGCGCCACCCAGCTGCCCCACACCACCGTGTCCGCCCTGCTGCGGCAGGCAGGGGTGATCCGGGTCGACACGATCACGGAACTGGTCGACGCGGGGTTGCTGCTGGCCCGGCAACCGCTGCCGGCGGGGCCGCGGGTGGCGATCCTGGGGAACTCCGAGTCGCTCGGGATGCTCACCTACGACGCGTGTCTCTCCGAGGGGTTGCGACCGCTGCCGCCGCTGGATCTGACGACCGGGGCCTCGGCGGGGGACTTCCACGCGGCGTTGTCGAGGGCGCTGGCGGACGACTCGTGCGACGCGGTGGTGGTGACGGCGATACCCGCGCTGGGGGAGACGTCTCCGGGGGACGCGGCCCTGGCGGAGGCCCTGCGGTCGGCTGCCGCCGCCAACCCGTCGAAGCCGGTGCTGGTCGTCCACGTCGAGTTGGGCGGGCTCGCGGAGGCGTTGTCCGCCGCGGCCAGCACGGCACCCCACGCCACCGAGAGGCCCCCCGGCCCCTCGGCCTCGGACCACCCGCTCCGCCGATCGCCCACCGAGGAGAGCGAGGGGGCCGAAGCGACCCCGAGGACGGCAGGAACGGGCGCGGACACATCGTCGCCTGCCGGCGCGGCAAGCCCCGGAGGCCCCGGCGCGGCAGGTCCGGACATGACAGGTCCCGGCACGGCCGGTTCAGGTACGGGTGCAGGCGTAGGTACAGGTGACGAGGCCGGGGCGATGGCCCCTCCGGAGTCGGCTGATTCCCGCCTCATCCCCGCCTACCCCGCCGCCGAGCGGGCCGTTCGGGCGCTCTCCGAAGCCGTGAACTACGCCCAGTGGCGGCGGGAGGCGGCGGAGCCGGGCCGGGTGCCCGAGTACGAGGACATCGACGAGAAGGGGGCGGCCGAGCAGATCGACGCGCTGCTGGCCAGCGGCGAGGGACTCACTCTCGGGGCGGACGAGACGGGCGCGCTGCTCGCGCGGTACGGCATTCGCCTGTGGCAGGCGCGCCCCGCGCCGACGCCCGACGAGGCCGCGAAGGCGGCGCAGCTCATCGGCTATCCCGTCGCCCTCAAGACGACCGCCCCGCACCTGCGACACCGGGCCGACCTGGGCGGCGTACGGCTCGACCTGGCGGACGAGGAGCAACTGCGTCGGACGTACGCGGAGTTGACGGACCTCTTCGGAGGGCCGGACGAACTGCGCCCGGTCGTGCAGGGCATGGCTCCGCGCGGGGTCGACACGATCGTGCGGACCGTGGTGGACCCGGCGGCCGGAGCGGTGCTCTCGTTCGGGCTCGCCGGTCCCGCGTCGCAGCTGCTCGGGGACATGGCGCACCGCCTGATTCCGGCCACCGAGCGGGACGCGGCCGCACTGGTCCGATCGATCCGGACGGCACCCCTCCTCTTCGGCTGGAGGGGCTCGGCCCCCGTCGACACGGAGGCGCTGGAGGAGCTGCTGCTGCGGGTGTCGCGGCTGGTCGACGACCACCCCGAGGTCGTGGCGGTCTCCCTGGAGCCCGTCGTCGTCGCCCCGCAGGGCCTCAGCGTGCTCGGCGCCACCGTCCGGCTCGCGCGCCCGCCCGCTCGCGACGACCTCGGCCCGAGGACGCTGCCGGCGTACTGA
- a CDS encoding M16 family metallopeptidase: MTELATMDFHPQPQAGEARPWAFPAPERGTLDNGMTVLRCHRPGQQVVAVEVLLDAPLDAEPAGIEGVATIMTRAFSEGTDKHTAEEFAAELERCGATLDSHADHPGVRLSLEVPVSRLEKALGLLADALRAPAFEDAEIERLVANRLDEIPHETANPGRRAAKELSKQLFPATSRMSRPRQGTEETVEGIDSAAVRAFYERHVRPATATAVVVGDLTGVDLDALLGDTLGAWTGSSAAPRPVPSVSADDTGRVIIVDRPGSVQTQLLIGRVGADRHDRVWPAQVLGTYCLGGTLTSRLDRVLREEKGYTYGVRAFGQVLRAAPDGSGIAMLAISGSVDTPNTGPALDDLWTVLRTLAAEGLTDAERDVAVQNLVGVAPLKFETAAAVASTLADQVEQYLPDDYQSTLYRQLAATGTVEATAAAVSAFPVDRLVTVLVGDAAQIEEPVRALGIGEVTVVPAE; the protein is encoded by the coding sequence GTGACCGAGCTCGCGACCATGGACTTCCACCCGCAGCCCCAGGCCGGCGAGGCCAGGCCCTGGGCGTTCCCGGCGCCCGAGCGCGGCACCCTGGACAACGGCATGACCGTGCTGCGCTGCCACCGCCCCGGCCAGCAGGTCGTCGCCGTCGAGGTGCTCCTCGACGCGCCCCTGGACGCCGAGCCCGCCGGCATCGAGGGCGTCGCCACCATCATGACCAGGGCCTTCTCCGAGGGCACCGACAAGCACACGGCCGAGGAGTTCGCCGCCGAGCTGGAGCGCTGCGGCGCCACCCTCGACTCGCACGCCGACCACCCCGGTGTACGCCTGTCCCTCGAAGTGCCGGTGTCGCGGCTGGAGAAGGCCCTCGGCCTGCTCGCCGACGCCCTGCGGGCCCCCGCCTTCGAGGACGCCGAGATCGAGCGGCTGGTCGCCAACCGGCTCGACGAGATCCCGCACGAGACCGCCAATCCCGGTCGCCGGGCCGCCAAGGAGCTCTCCAAGCAGCTGTTCCCGGCCACCTCCCGGATGTCGCGGCCCCGCCAGGGCACCGAGGAGACCGTCGAGGGCATCGACTCCGCGGCCGTACGCGCCTTCTACGAGCGGCACGTACGCCCCGCGACGGCCACCGCCGTGGTCGTCGGCGACCTCACGGGGGTCGACCTCGACGCGCTGCTCGGCGACACCCTGGGCGCCTGGACCGGCTCCTCGGCGGCGCCGCGCCCCGTGCCGTCGGTGAGCGCGGACGACACCGGCCGCGTGATCATCGTGGACCGCCCCGGTTCCGTGCAGACCCAGTTGCTCATCGGCCGGGTGGGCGCCGACCGGCACGACCGCGTGTGGCCGGCCCAGGTGCTCGGCACCTACTGCCTCGGCGGGACCCTCACCTCCCGCCTGGACCGCGTCCTGCGCGAGGAGAAGGGCTACACCTACGGCGTGCGGGCGTTCGGCCAGGTTTTGCGGGCCGCGCCCGACGGTTCGGGCATCGCGATGCTCGCCATCAGCGGCTCCGTCGACACCCCCAACACCGGGCCGGCGCTCGACGACCTGTGGACGGTGCTGCGCACCCTCGCCGCCGAGGGCCTGACCGACGCCGAGCGTGACGTCGCCGTGCAGAACCTCGTCGGGGTCGCCCCCCTCAAGTTCGAGACGGCCGCGGCCGTGGCGAGCACGCTGGCCGACCAGGTCGAGCAGTACCTGCCGGACGACTACCAGTCGACGCTGTACCGCCAACTCGCCGCCACCGGCACCGTGGAGGCCACCGCCGCGGCCGTGAGCGCCTTCCCGGTGGACCGTCTGGTGACCGTCCTCGTCGGGGACGCCGCGCAGATCGAGGAGCCCGTCAGGGCCCTCGGAATCGGCGAAGTCACCGTCGTCCCGGCCGAGTAG
- a CDS encoding HPr family phosphocarrier protein, with translation MAERRVNVGWAEGLHARPASIFVRATTASGIPVTIAKADGNPVNAASMLAVLGLGAQGGEEIVLASDAEGADAALDRLAKLVAEGLEELPETV, from the coding sequence ATGGCTGAGCGCCGCGTCAACGTCGGCTGGGCCGAGGGCCTCCACGCCCGACCCGCATCCATCTTCGTCCGGGCCACCACGGCCTCCGGTATCCCCGTGACGATCGCCAAGGCCGACGGGAACCCCGTCAACGCGGCCTCCATGCTCGCGGTCCTGGGCCTCGGCGCCCAGGGCGGCGAGGAGATCGTGCTCGCCTCCGACGCCGAGGGCGCGGACGCCGCGCTCGACCGTCTGGCGAAGCTCGTCGCCGAGGGGCTCGAAGAACTCCCCGAGACGGTCTGA
- a CDS encoding GntR family transcriptional regulator, which translates to MRIPAHSVCTAIRDDIVAGVYERGSRLTEELLARRYGVSRVPVREALRTLEAEGFVVTRRHAGACVAEPTEQEAADLLEMRMLLEPLGAARAAQRRTEAHLKVLRGLVRLGQERARRGNSEDLRSLGGWFHETLAQASGSPALTSTLAQLRHKIAWMYAVEAPADPVESWADHGGIVDAVARGDSDRARAITSLHTERATAAHRLRFPAGAGGAERPERVRTSQHPVNMPSLRH; encoded by the coding sequence ATGCGTATTCCGGCGCACTCGGTATGCACGGCGATCCGTGATGACATCGTCGCGGGTGTCTACGAGCGCGGCAGCCGGCTCACCGAGGAACTGCTCGCCCGCCGTTACGGCGTCAGTCGGGTGCCCGTGCGTGAGGCGTTGCGCACGCTGGAGGCCGAGGGCTTCGTGGTGACCCGTCGGCACGCGGGCGCGTGCGTCGCCGAGCCGACCGAGCAGGAGGCCGCCGACCTGCTGGAGATGCGCATGCTGCTGGAGCCCCTGGGGGCCGCCCGCGCCGCGCAGCGGCGTACGGAGGCCCACCTGAAGGTGTTGCGGGGCCTGGTCAGGCTGGGCCAGGAGCGGGCCAGGAGGGGCAACAGCGAGGATCTGCGCTCGCTGGGCGGCTGGTTCCACGAGACGCTCGCGCAGGCCTCCGGCAGCCCCGCCCTGACCTCGACACTCGCCCAGCTGCGGCACAAGATCGCCTGGATGTACGCGGTCGAGGCGCCGGCCGACCCCGTGGAGTCCTGGGCGGACCACGGCGGCATCGTGGACGCGGTCGCGCGCGGCGACAGCGACCGGGCCCGGGCGATCACGTCCCTGCACACCGAGCGGGCCACCGCCGCGCACCGGCTCCGATTTCCGGCCGGGGCCGGCGGGGCGGAGCGGCCGGAGCGTGTGAGGACTTCGCAACACCCCGTAAACATGCCGAGCCTGCGGCATTAA
- a CDS encoding thymidine kinase has product MPELVFFSGTMDCGKSTLALQIEHNRSARGLQGMIFTRDDRAGEGKLSSRLGLVTDAVEVEDGQDLYAYLVDHLSQGRRADYVIADEAQFLAPGQIDQLARVVDDLGLDVYAFGITTDFRSKLFPGSQRLVELADRVEVLQVEALCWCGARATHNARTIGGQMVVEGAQVVVGDVNQPDDIGYEVLCRRHHRRRMTAATAHAGALSPDVLPVETA; this is encoded by the coding sequence ATGCCCGAGCTCGTGTTCTTCTCCGGAACCATGGACTGCGGGAAGTCGACGCTGGCGCTCCAGATAGAGCACAACCGCTCGGCGCGCGGACTCCAGGGCATGATCTTCACGCGTGACGACCGTGCCGGTGAGGGCAAGCTGTCGTCGCGGCTGGGCCTGGTCACCGACGCCGTCGAGGTCGAGGACGGCCAGGACCTCTACGCGTACCTGGTCGACCACCTCTCCCAGGGCCGTCGCGCGGACTATGTGATCGCCGACGAGGCCCAGTTCCTCGCTCCGGGGCAGATCGACCAACTCGCCCGCGTCGTGGACGACCTGGGCCTGGACGTCTACGCCTTCGGCATCACGACCGACTTCCGCTCCAAGCTCTTCCCAGGCTCCCAGCGTCTGGTCGAGCTGGCCGACCGCGTCGAGGTCCTCCAGGTCGAGGCCCTGTGCTGGTGCGGCGCCCGCGCCACCCACAACGCCCGCACCATAGGCGGTCAGATGGTCGTCGAGGGTGCCCAGGTCGTCGTCGGCGACGTCAACCAGCCGGACGACATCGGCTACGAGGTCCTGTGCCGCCGTCACCACCGCCGCCGCATGACGGCCGCCACCGCTCACGCGGGCGCCCTCTCCCCGGACGTCCTGCCGGTCGAGACGGCCTGA
- a CDS encoding DUF5998 family protein — translation MAKTSTTTQGLRAAIERSGYYPALVAEAVEAAVGGEAIKSYLVHQETTFDANEVRRHVTVLVLTGNRFIVSHTDEQAADTTSPTPYATTSTESVKLGRISSVVLSRVVANPESYTPGTLPREVVLTIGWGAVSRIDLEPAACGDPNCEADHGYTGSSTADDLSLRVSEAGDGPETVRQALAFAQSLSEATADTTR, via the coding sequence ATGGCCAAGACCAGTACGACGACCCAGGGGCTGCGTGCGGCGATCGAGCGCAGCGGCTACTACCCGGCCCTCGTGGCCGAGGCGGTGGAGGCCGCTGTCGGCGGCGAGGCCATCAAGTCGTACCTGGTCCACCAGGAGACGACGTTCGACGCGAACGAGGTGCGGAGGCACGTCACCGTCCTCGTCCTCACGGGCAACCGCTTCATCGTGAGCCACACCGACGAGCAGGCCGCGGACACCACGTCGCCCACGCCGTACGCCACGACGTCGACCGAGTCGGTGAAGCTCGGCCGGATCTCGTCGGTCGTGCTCAGCCGGGTCGTCGCCAATCCCGAGTCGTACACCCCGGGCACCCTGCCCCGTGAGGTCGTCCTGACCATCGGCTGGGGTGCGGTCTCGCGCATCGACCTGGAGCCCGCCGCCTGCGGCGACCCCAACTGTGAGGCGGACCACGGGTACACGGGCAGCTCGACGGCGGACGACCTCAGCCTGCGCGTCAGCGAGGCCGGTGACGGCCCGGAGACCGTGCGCCAGGCCCTCGCCTTCGCCCAGTCCCTCTCCGAGGCGACCGCGGACACCACCCGCTGA
- a CDS encoding alkaline phosphatase family protein: protein MALPTWDHPEPLALGSAPVPEYGVGSLADLMPTVAAGMGVPGTTASIPELTAADRVCVFLVDGLGWEQLKAHPDEAPYLTALLASSRGGTGRPITAGYPATTATSLASVGTGLPPGAHGLPGYTVRDPRTQELMNQLRWQPWTSPKVWQPYPTIFQLADRAGVHTAQVTSPAFQNTPLTQIALSGGTFHGRLSGEDRMDLAAEQLSAGDRALIYTYYSELDGAGHRFGVDSDAWRGQLMHVDRLVQRLAEQLPPRTALYVTADHGMIDIPFDEQHRIDFDEDWELRAGVALLGGEGRARHVYAVPGAESDVLTCWREVLGEQFWIASRDEAIAAGWFGPHIDERVYARLGDVVAAAHDDVLIVASEREPKESAMVGNHGSMTPVEQLVPLLEVRS from the coding sequence ATGGCGCTGCCCACCTGGGACCACCCGGAACCGCTGGCTCTCGGCTCCGCCCCCGTCCCCGAGTACGGCGTCGGCTCGCTCGCCGACCTCATGCCCACCGTCGCGGCGGGCATGGGGGTCCCCGGTACGACCGCCTCGATACCGGAACTGACGGCGGCCGACCGCGTGTGTGTCTTCCTGGTCGACGGCCTGGGCTGGGAGCAGCTGAAGGCACACCCCGACGAGGCGCCCTACCTGACGGCGCTGCTGGCGTCCTCACGCGGCGGCACGGGCCGCCCCATCACCGCGGGATACCCGGCCACCACCGCGACCTCCCTCGCCTCCGTGGGCACCGGTCTGCCCCCGGGCGCGCACGGACTGCCCGGTTACACGGTCCGCGACCCGCGGACCCAGGAGCTGATGAACCAGCTCCGCTGGCAGCCGTGGACGTCGCCGAAGGTGTGGCAGCCGTACCCCACGATCTTCCAGCTCGCCGACCGGGCGGGTGTGCACACCGCCCAGGTCACCTCCCCGGCCTTCCAGAACACGCCGCTCACCCAGATCGCGCTGAGCGGCGGCACCTTCCACGGCCGCCTCTCCGGCGAGGACCGCATGGACCTGGCCGCCGAGCAGCTGTCCGCCGGGGACCGCGCCTTGATCTACACCTACTACTCCGAGCTGGACGGCGCGGGGCACCGCTTCGGTGTCGACTCCGACGCCTGGCGCGGCCAGCTCATGCACGTCGACCGGCTGGTCCAGCGTCTGGCCGAGCAACTCCCGCCGCGCACCGCCCTGTACGTCACCGCCGACCACGGCATGATCGACATCCCGTTCGACGAGCAGCACCGCATCGACTTCGACGAGGACTGGGAGTTGCGTGCCGGGGTCGCCCTGCTGGGCGGCGAGGGCCGGGCCCGCCATGTGTACGCGGTGCCGGGCGCCGAGTCGGACGTCCTGACCTGCTGGCGCGAGGTGCTCGGCGAGCAGTTCTGGATCGCCTCGCGCGACGAGGCCATCGCGGCGGGCTGGTTCGGCCCGCACATCGACGAACGCGTGTACGCCCGCTTGGGCGATGTGGTCGCGGCGGCCCATGACGACGTCCTGATCGTCGCCTCCGAGCGGGAGCCCAAGGAGTCGGCGATGGTCGGCAACCACGGTTCGATGACCCCCGTCGAACAGCTGGTCCCGCTGCTCGAAGTACGCTCCTGA